The following are encoded together in the Capsulimonas corticalis genome:
- a CDS encoding DUF4435 domain-containing protein, with amino-acid sequence MTRIIKPQPETAPDIYETGNRIVVLVEGKDDVTVFKKLFFDRLSEIAFRAVGGDKNLEGEIELLRGEKLPGKVFGIRDRDFRSDEEVKASLDEPDSILFTLGRYCIENYLLEPRAVLQVLDDVLNESCPWSSVEETDAFLLQLCSELCLMMAANWVLREAGLYARSFTLGDQASEKEVIVERTARHLGKLRPETRIAIEEKESSILERLHSIDTAYTRINGKHLLHRLHLGAMEIGLGVQKTSFFNLLLAQIKQQNLIHADLREIVEQKILAGS; translated from the coding sequence ATGACACGGATCATCAAGCCGCAGCCTGAAACTGCTCCTGACATATATGAAACCGGTAACCGGATTGTTGTTCTGGTGGAGGGCAAAGATGATGTTACCGTTTTCAAGAAACTGTTCTTTGATCGTCTCTCGGAAATTGCGTTCCGGGCAGTCGGCGGTGATAAGAACCTGGAAGGCGAGATCGAACTGCTACGGGGTGAGAAGCTGCCTGGCAAAGTGTTTGGTATTCGAGACCGAGACTTTCGCAGCGATGAAGAGGTAAAGGCATCTCTGGACGAACCGGATTCGATACTCTTTACGTTGGGTAGATACTGCATCGAGAATTATCTGCTGGAGCCGAGGGCGGTTTTGCAGGTGCTGGACGATGTATTGAATGAGAGTTGTCCGTGGTCTTCCGTGGAAGAAACCGATGCGTTCTTGTTACAGCTTTGCTCGGAGTTGTGCCTGATGATGGCGGCGAATTGGGTTTTGCGTGAGGCTGGTCTCTATGCCCGCAGCTTCACCCTTGGCGATCAGGCGAGCGAGAAGGAAGTCATTGTTGAGCGAACAGCACGGCATCTCGGGAAGTTGAGACCTGAAACTCGGATAGCAATCGAAGAGAAAGAATCGAGTATTTTGGAGCGGCTGCATTCGATCGATACAGCCTACACGCGCATCAATGGAAAGCATTTGCTGCATCGTCTCCACCTCGGCGCCATGGAAATCGGTTTGGGCGTCCAGAAAACGTCGTTTTTTAACCTGCTGCTCGCACAGATCAAGCAGCAAAATCTCATCCACGCGGATTTGCGCGAAATTGTCGAGCAAAAAATATTAGCTGGGAGTTGA
- the tet gene encoding Tet(A)/Tet(B)/Tet(C) family tetracycline efflux MFS transporter — MKKALAAVLATVTLDAMGIGLTMPIIPRLLRDVGHTSQLGWRFGAFLSMYALMQFIFSPILGALSDRVGRRPVLLLSLSGAFIDYLFMALAPSLPLLFLGRAISGITGASMAVASAYVTDITPEDQRTRRFGQLSACFGLGFIAGPVIGGLLGEIWVRAPFLAAAGLNGLNLLLALFVLRESRQADSGAGASGAFNPLTPLRWAFTFPALLPLLGAYVVFGLVGEVGGTIWVLYGVDRFAWNSLTIGLSLAGFGLFHTLVQAFISGSAAERWGERKALLIGIAADSTAYVLIALATQGWMAFLLLPLFCLGGIGAPSLQSLLSGQVGDDHQGRLQGVLSSMTSLASIVGPLLISTVYFASRATFPGLVWMGGAALYLLCLPVILSRQA, encoded by the coding sequence ATGAAAAAGGCGTTGGCGGCAGTGCTGGCGACGGTGACGCTGGATGCGATGGGGATCGGTTTGACGATGCCGATTATTCCGAGACTCCTGCGTGATGTCGGGCATACAAGTCAGCTTGGCTGGCGCTTTGGGGCTTTTCTCTCCATGTATGCGCTGATGCAGTTTATCTTCTCGCCGATCCTGGGCGCCTTGAGCGACCGCGTGGGCAGACGACCGGTGCTGCTGCTGTCGCTGTCGGGCGCATTCATCGACTATCTGTTTATGGCGCTGGCGCCGTCTCTGCCGCTATTATTTCTCGGTCGAGCGATCTCCGGAATTACGGGCGCAAGCATGGCGGTGGCGTCGGCTTATGTCACGGACATTACGCCCGAAGATCAGCGGACAAGGCGCTTCGGCCAATTATCGGCATGTTTCGGCTTGGGCTTTATCGCCGGGCCGGTGATCGGCGGTCTGCTGGGAGAGATCTGGGTTCGAGCGCCATTTTTAGCGGCGGCGGGCCTCAACGGTCTCAATCTATTGCTGGCGCTGTTCGTGCTGCGCGAATCCCGGCAGGCCGATAGCGGCGCGGGCGCATCGGGAGCGTTCAATCCGCTGACGCCGCTGCGCTGGGCGTTTACCTTTCCGGCTCTGCTGCCGCTTCTGGGAGCGTATGTCGTGTTCGGGCTTGTGGGCGAAGTCGGAGGGACGATCTGGGTGCTGTATGGCGTGGACAGATTTGCCTGGAATTCGCTGACAATCGGCCTTTCGCTGGCCGGCTTTGGACTATTTCACACGCTTGTCCAGGCGTTTATCTCGGGCTCTGCCGCCGAACGCTGGGGTGAGCGTAAGGCGCTTCTGATCGGCATCGCCGCGGACAGCACGGCGTATGTGCTGATCGCGCTCGCGACTCAGGGCTGGATGGCCTTTCTGCTGCTGCCGCTGTTCTGCCTGGGAGGGATTGGCGCGCCGTCCTTGCAGTCCCTGCTCTCAGGGCAAGTGGGAGATGATCATCAGGGACGCTTACAGGGAGTACTGAGCAGCATGACAAGCCTTGCCTCAATCGTCGGACCGCTGCTGATCAGCACGGTCTATTTCGCATCGCGCGCCACGTTTCCCGGGCTGGTCTGGATGGGAGGAGCAGCGCTCTATCTCCTCTGTCTGCCGGTGATTTTAAGCAGACAAGCATAG
- a CDS encoding response regulator, with the protein MAELKRILLVEDNANDIELTFAALEENHLANEVVVARDGEEALDYLYRRGVYKMRAEGHPAVVLLDLKLPKVDGLEVLKKLKSDPAMKSIPVVMLTSSREEVDLVASYDMGVNAYVVKPVDFTDFVGALKKLGLFWAVINEPPPGAVRS; encoded by the coding sequence ATGGCGGAACTGAAGCGCATCCTTCTCGTGGAAGACAATGCGAACGATATTGAATTGACCTTCGCCGCGCTGGAGGAGAACCATCTGGCGAACGAAGTGGTGGTGGCGCGCGACGGCGAAGAAGCCCTTGATTACCTCTACCGGCGCGGCGTCTACAAGATGCGCGCCGAGGGGCACCCGGCGGTCGTGCTGCTCGATCTCAAGCTGCCCAAGGTCGATGGCCTTGAAGTGCTCAAGAAGCTCAAGAGCGATCCGGCGATGAAGTCGATCCCGGTCGTTATGCTGACCAGCTCCCGCGAGGAAGTCGACCTCGTGGCGAGCTACGATATGGGCGTCAACGCCTACGTCGTCAAGCCCGTCGACTTCACGGACTTTGTCGGCGCGCTCAAGAAACTCGGACTGTTCTGGGCCGTCATCAACGAACCGCCGCCCGGCGCCGTGCGAAGCTAA
- a CDS encoding sensor histidine kinase codes for MSSDTTPLRQASDKAATVSLALTLVVLAMIGLLSYTSTQRFLANDRDINHSFAVVDTTRSVLSDLKDAETGQRGFLLTNDPQYLAPYQSGTASLQQHIEQLRLLVKGDAAQERRLETLETLSAEKLAELRQTIELQQSSNSAAALAEVRSNRGKDLMDQIRATTREMLSEERSQLGARTRSAEIAGERALLWVGGGFCIALMLVAVATGYVNKYLAERRSAEREVRAANAELEQRVEERTALLQEANKELEAFSYSVSHDLRAPLRHISGFADLLQKKSADQLDASSQRYIKTIRESAAHAGNLVDDLLTFSRMGRAEMRFSAANMEQIVEDVRRQMEIETEGRDIEWKIAPLPPVTGDPAMLRLVWQNLIGNAIKYSKTRERAVIEIRGETTPAETIFHIADNGVGFDMRYVDKLFGVFQRLHGKEEFEGTGIGLAQIRRIVSRHGGRAWAEGRLGEGATFSFSLPNTVKEN; via the coding sequence ATGAGTTCCGACACCACGCCACTACGCCAAGCCTCAGACAAAGCCGCAACGGTCAGCCTGGCGCTGACCCTGGTGGTTTTGGCGATGATCGGACTCCTCTCCTACACCTCCACCCAGCGCTTCCTGGCGAACGACCGTGATATCAACCATAGCTTCGCGGTGGTGGACACGACCCGCTCTGTCCTGTCGGACCTCAAGGACGCCGAAACCGGGCAGCGCGGATTTTTGCTGACCAACGACCCACAGTATCTCGCCCCCTATCAATCCGGAACGGCCTCGCTTCAGCAGCATATCGAGCAGCTGCGGCTGCTCGTGAAGGGCGACGCCGCCCAGGAGCGCCGGCTGGAGACGCTGGAAACGCTCAGCGCAGAGAAACTGGCGGAGCTGCGGCAAACGATCGAATTGCAGCAATCCTCAAACTCCGCCGCCGCGCTGGCGGAAGTGCGCAGCAATCGCGGCAAGGACCTGATGGACCAGATCCGCGCGACGACGCGCGAGATGCTCTCCGAGGAGCGCAGCCAATTGGGAGCGCGGACCCGGAGCGCGGAGATTGCTGGGGAGCGCGCGCTGCTGTGGGTCGGCGGCGGGTTTTGCATCGCGCTGATGCTGGTCGCGGTCGCCACGGGGTACGTCAACAAATATCTCGCCGAACGACGAAGCGCCGAACGGGAAGTGCGGGCGGCCAACGCCGAGCTGGAGCAGCGCGTGGAGGAGCGGACCGCGCTCCTTCAGGAAGCGAACAAAGAACTGGAGGCGTTCTCCTACTCCGTTTCGCACGATCTGCGCGCGCCGCTCCGGCACATCAGCGGCTTCGCGGACCTGCTGCAAAAGAAATCGGCGGATCAGCTGGACGCCAGCTCGCAGCGCTATATCAAGACGATTCGAGAATCGGCGGCGCACGCGGGCAACCTCGTGGACGATCTGCTGACATTTTCGCGCATGGGCCGCGCCGAGATGCGTTTTTCGGCGGCGAACATGGAACAAATCGTTGAGGATGTGCGCCGTCAAATGGAGATCGAGACCGAAGGACGCGACATCGAATGGAAGATCGCGCCGCTGCCGCCGGTGACCGGCGATCCCGCCATGCTGCGCCTGGTTTGGCAGAACCTGATCGGCAACGCCATCAAGTATTCCAAAACGCGCGAGCGCGCCGTGATCGAGATCCGGGGCGAGACGACGCCGGCGGAGACGATCTTTCATATCGCCGACAATGGCGTGGGCTTCGATATGCGTTATGTCGATAAGCTGTTCGGCGTGTTCCAGCGCCTGCACGGCAAGGAAGAGTTCGAGGGAACGGGCATCGGCCTGGCGCAGATCCGGCGCATCGTCAGCCGGCACGGCGGGCGGGCCTGGGCGGAGGGGCGGCTCGGCGAGGGCGCGACCTTCTCATTTTCACTCCCGAATACGGTCAAGGAGAATTAA
- a CDS encoding PEP-CTERM sorting domain-containing protein, whose product MMIHPKRFGAALALTAGAFLCALHPAHAQTTVFSSFGPGNTFNAGAGFYESVNDSQGAEFTVSTSGQLASVTVAVSNISGTNGAHFYLTDSAANLGNTGAALESFTFTHLTPLGTSFTPLVSLSSQHPFLTTGQTYYLYEYETGDSVNAFDLNTAGVSGTSWSSIDGGAYTSGTGSDFPAFSVQIAAAAVPEPSTLAVLAVAGLGLGLLMFKSRTRKTA is encoded by the coding sequence ATGATGATCCATCCCAAGCGCTTCGGCGCTGCGCTCGCCCTGACGGCGGGCGCGTTTTTGTGCGCCCTTCATCCCGCGCACGCCCAAACCACGGTCTTCAGCTCCTTTGGACCGGGAAACACGTTTAATGCGGGCGCCGGCTTTTATGAGTCGGTCAACGACAGTCAAGGCGCGGAATTTACGGTTTCCACGTCGGGGCAGCTCGCTTCCGTGACGGTCGCCGTCAGTAACATCTCCGGGACGAACGGCGCCCATTTCTATCTTACCGACAGCGCCGCCAATCTTGGGAATACGGGCGCCGCCCTGGAGAGCTTTACGTTTACCCATTTGACTCCTCTGGGGACGTCCTTTACTCCGCTCGTCAGCCTTTCCAGCCAGCATCCATTTCTGACCACGGGCCAAACCTATTACCTTTACGAATACGAAACCGGCGATTCCGTGAACGCGTTCGATCTCAATACCGCCGGGGTGAGCGGAACCTCCTGGAGCAGTATCGATGGGGGCGCTTATACGTCCGGCACAGGGAGCGACTTTCCCGCCTTCAGTGTCCAGATCGCCGCCGCTGCTGTTCCGGAGCCGTCCACGCTCGCCGTGCTGGCCGTCGCCGGCCTGGGACTCGGACTGCTGATGTTCAAGAGCCGCACGCGCAAGACCGCGTGA
- a CDS encoding AAA family ATPase has product MKIQIKSLRAVNIGPLKDVTLDFTDSSGAPRQNTLLGGANGNGKTTVLELIFGLAESLDPAVTYKNATLLKRVRDTADQYAQLDLVIDGEPFSVFYGEKPYDAQLPLQYIGEETEGHLWLKDNPHTRYGDSEQGNNLDSLNRYFYLRQEIERSNNKLLTFARGERTKAAGVLNLPTFLYFPHSRQLIPSQGENVQREETHFEWAHRYETIATFSGSLSSYLIWLEYAEPEEFRMVADFLSEQFQGKLFGVNRRELKAIVTLSSGQVHNVEDLSSGEQNLLILLLELRRRLLPDSIVMIDEIENSLHPAFQYKIGLALKKLQEEIPFQLIVTSHAPAFLEIIGAENTLLLPDPQIYDTDHQAAA; this is encoded by the coding sequence ATGAAGATACAAATCAAATCGCTACGCGCCGTCAACATCGGCCCGCTCAAAGACGTCACCCTGGACTTCACCGATTCCAGCGGCGCCCCCCGCCAAAACACCCTCCTTGGCGGCGCCAATGGCAACGGCAAAACCACGGTGCTGGAGTTGATTTTTGGTCTGGCGGAAAGTCTGGATCCAGCTGTGACCTATAAGAACGCTACTCTTCTAAAACGCGTTCGGGATACAGCTGATCAGTACGCACAGCTTGATTTGGTTATTGACGGCGAGCCGTTTAGTGTGTTTTATGGGGAAAAGCCTTATGACGCACAGTTGCCTTTGCAGTATATTGGTGAAGAGACTGAAGGGCATCTTTGGCTAAAAGATAATCCTCATACTCGCTATGGGGATAGTGAGCAAGGAAATAACTTAGATAGTCTGAATCGATATTTCTATTTGCGACAAGAAATAGAACGATCCAATAATAAGCTGTTAACATTTGCCCGTGGAGAAAGAACAAAGGCGGCGGGAGTGTTGAATCTGCCAACATTTCTCTATTTTCCCCATAGTCGCCAACTGATACCGAGCCAAGGCGAAAATGTTCAGCGCGAAGAGACACATTTTGAATGGGCTCATCGTTATGAAACGATTGCGACATTTTCAGGATCACTTAGTAGCTATTTAATTTGGCTGGAATATGCGGAGCCGGAAGAGTTTCGTATGGTCGCAGATTTTCTCAGCGAACAATTTCAAGGGAAGCTCTTTGGGGTTAATCGAAGAGAGTTGAAGGCGATTGTCACTTTGAGTAGCGGCCAAGTCCATAATGTCGAAGATTTGAGTTCTGGTGAGCAGAATTTACTCATATTACTCTTGGAGCTTCGTCGTCGCCTTTTGCCGGACAGTATTGTGATGATAGACGAAATTGAGAATAGCCTACACCCTGCATTTCAATACAAGATTGGTTTGGCGTTGAAGAAGTTGCAGGAAGAAATTCCGTTCCAATTGATCGTAACTTCTCATGCGCCCGCGTTCTTGGAAATCATTGGGGCGGAAAATACGTTATTACTACCTGACCCGCAAATTTATGACACGGATCATCAAGCCGCAGCCTGA
- a CDS encoding DUF4291 domain-containing protein, with protein MPLITKPYREQAGAWPASGRHIMAQYDEDSIVVYQAYTPSIARYAAARGRLGGGFKRDRMTWIKPNFLWMMYRCGWATKERQERVLAIRLTREGFEEILAHAVHSAYVEGVYENEEQWRTASRDSDVVMQWDPDHGPMGEKLERRAVQLGLRGDTLARYVDDWVVGIEDITDFVHEQSGNAVAERRDRLMTPWERVYDVRADDVRKRVL; from the coding sequence ATGCCATTAATCACCAAACCCTATCGAGAACAGGCGGGCGCGTGGCCCGCTTCCGGGCGCCATATCATGGCGCAGTACGACGAGGATTCGATCGTTGTTTATCAGGCGTACACGCCGTCGATCGCGCGTTATGCGGCGGCGCGGGGACGGCTGGGCGGCGGGTTTAAACGGGACCGGATGACCTGGATCAAGCCGAATTTTCTTTGGATGATGTATCGCTGTGGGTGGGCGACGAAGGAGAGGCAGGAGCGGGTGCTGGCGATTCGACTGACTCGGGAGGGGTTTGAGGAGATCCTGGCGCATGCTGTGCACTCGGCTTATGTGGAGGGGGTTTACGAGAATGAGGAGCAGTGGCGGACGGCGTCTCGGGATTCGGATGTGGTGATGCAGTGGGATCCAGACCATGGACCGATGGGCGAAAAGCTGGAGCGGCGGGCGGTGCAGCTGGGCTTGCGGGGAGACACACTGGCGCGTTATGTGGACGACTGGGTCGTTGGGATCGAGGATATTACGGATTTTGTCCACGAGCAAAGCGGAAACGCGGTCGCCGAGCGGCGGGATCGATTGATGACGCCTTGGGAGCGCGTTTACGATGTGCGCGCGGACGATGTGCGAAAAAGGGTTTTGTGA
- a CDS encoding tetratricopeptide repeat protein — protein sequence MTIRYLLLAICLVLAPVSIRADAGDGSPPASAQAAAEEKFQAGVALQKQGMSSQAISLFQDAITLAPDMAEAHASLGQALADAGSPTQAETELRTAIRLNPGDGEYHRALGAVLIDSGHLPEAIDELKLAAHALPKDGAARAGLGRALARQGDYDGATIQLREAIKLDPKNADAHFDLGNVYSAQEYYEEAMTEYRAALKLKPSNIIIRDTIGNVLALQGEYHEAIAIHRQTVKAAPDYAAGHYHLGSTLLCVWRVQEAIPELRAALRLDPDLLRARLNLGQALYLLGKKKDARAEWTTVAAQGTGQIKDQAETFLKEKK from the coding sequence ATGACCATCCGATATTTGCTGCTTGCAATCTGTCTTGTGCTTGCCCCGGTCTCGATCCGCGCGGATGCGGGCGACGGGTCGCCGCCCGCCAGCGCCCAGGCGGCCGCTGAAGAGAAGTTCCAGGCCGGAGTCGCGCTTCAAAAGCAGGGAATGTCCTCGCAGGCGATCTCGCTGTTTCAGGACGCCATCACCCTGGCGCCGGATATGGCGGAGGCGCATGCGAGCCTGGGCCAGGCGCTCGCCGACGCGGGAAGCCCCACCCAGGCCGAAACCGAGCTGCGCACGGCGATCCGCCTGAACCCCGGCGATGGAGAATACCACCGCGCGCTCGGCGCCGTTCTTATCGACTCCGGACATCTGCCGGAAGCGATCGATGAGCTCAAGCTGGCCGCCCACGCCCTGCCCAAAGACGGGGCCGCGCGCGCCGGACTTGGCCGCGCGCTGGCGCGCCAGGGCGATTACGACGGCGCCACGATCCAACTGCGCGAAGCCATCAAACTGGACCCGAAGAACGCCGACGCCCATTTCGATCTCGGCAACGTCTATAGCGCCCAGGAATACTACGAAGAAGCGATGACGGAGTACCGCGCCGCGCTCAAACTCAAGCCTTCGAATATTATCATCCGGGACACCATTGGCAACGTGCTCGCCCTGCAAGGCGAATACCACGAAGCCATCGCCATCCACCGCCAGACCGTCAAAGCCGCGCCCGACTACGCCGCCGGCCACTACCACCTCGGCAGCACCCTGCTCTGCGTCTGGCGCGTCCAGGAAGCCATCCCCGAACTGCGCGCCGCCCTCCGCCTCGACCCCGACCTCCTGCGCGCCCGCCTCAATCTCGGCCAGGCGCTCTACTTGCTCGGCAAGAAAAAAGACGCCCGCGCCGAATGGACAACCGTCGCGGCGCAGGGGACGGGACAAATTAAAGACCAAGCGGAGACTTTTTTGAAAGAAAAGAAGTAA